The following proteins are encoded in a genomic region of Streptomyces sp. SLBN-31:
- a CDS encoding YciI family protein — MEFFCYHRDRPGSATLRDELLEAHWSYMDRYAAELIARGPTFAAGGDTPTGSVHIVDLPDATAARAFAFDEPNHQAGVYRDVLLRRWRNLLGRTMWEFPGGRSGGNRYLVLGLGAGEAVDLEPPSDRDELVAYGPLLSDDGKTWLGTAALLRAPDPETARAVLTVDRYADVEVHEWEFGGRR, encoded by the coding sequence ATGGAGTTCTTCTGCTATCACCGTGACCGGCCCGGCTCCGCCACCCTGCGGGACGAGTTGCTGGAGGCGCACTGGTCCTACATGGACCGTTACGCGGCCGAGCTGATCGCCCGCGGTCCGACCTTCGCGGCAGGCGGTGACACGCCGACCGGCAGCGTGCACATCGTGGATCTGCCGGACGCGACCGCCGCCCGGGCGTTCGCCTTCGACGAACCCAACCACCAGGCCGGCGTGTACCGGGACGTGCTGCTGCGCCGGTGGCGGAATCTGCTGGGACGCACCATGTGGGAGTTCCCCGGCGGGCGCAGCGGAGGCAACCGGTACCTGGTGCTCGGCCTCGGTGCGGGAGAGGCCGTCGACCTCGAACCGCCGTCCGACAGGGACGAGTTGGTGGCGTACGGGCCGCTGCTGTCCGACGACGGCAAGACCTGGCTGGGGACGGCGGCCCTGCTGCGGGCCCCGGACCCGGAAACCGCCCGTGCCGTCCTCACCGTGGACCGGTACGCCGACGTCGAGGTCCACGAATGGGAGTTCGGCGGGCGACGATAG